TCTCCACGGACTCCCCGATGGTCTCCATGAAGTACATGACGAACAGCAGCCCGAGAGACACGATTGCCGCCGTCCGGCCGTCGCTCAACAGCGCCGAGATGAAGAGAGAAATCCCGCCGAACGCCAGCATAAAGGCCCCCGCGAAGACCAGCGCATACGCGAGCCAGCCATAGGATGCGGCGATGCCCATGTATTGGGTTCCCCCGTACAATCCGGCCATGATCGCAACCATGAGCACGATGACGATGGGTATGAGTGCGGCATACCGGTCGATGACCAGCCGGACTCGGGTGACGGGCTGCGCCAGCAGAAGGTCGATGGTCTTCATCTCGATCTCTCCCGCTAAAAACGAGGCGGCCAGGAAGGCGATGTAGCCGCAAATGACCAGTGCCGTCAGGGTGAACAATTCGAGAGTTATGAAGCCGTCGAAGGACGTGAAGTCGGGAACCTTACCTAGCAGCGCCTCGAAGGCAGGGCTCTTCATGATCTCGTCGAGGCCCGTCATCTTCTGGACCTCGGGG
This DNA window, taken from Methanocella sp., encodes the following:
- a CDS encoding ABC transporter permease; translated protein: MSLAVLLQTLKDKARGTGLAVLLILIFVVYMVAMFPEVQKMTGLDEIMKSPAFEALLGKVPDFTSFDGFITLELFTLTALVICGYIAFLAASFLAGEIEMKTIDLLLAQPVTRVRLVIDRYAALIPIVIVLMVAIMAGLYGGTQYMGIAASYGWLAYALVFAGAFMLAFGGISLFISALLSDGRTAAIVSLGLLFVMYFMETIGESVEKVSIVRSLSLFHYVQYSNIMVYHDLNLGNLGVLIAVAVVFVALAVYTFHRRDINVV